In one window of Bdellovibrio bacteriovorus W DNA:
- a CDS encoding hypothetical protein (COG4121 Uncharacterized conserved protein) has protein sequence MKTWRDIGFEIEITADGSPSLRLLQSVDPTTYKGESMHHSGGANAETQIIYSQPILEVLKNTKNPSFLVVGLGLGYIELCIAKESLQLGKAPQDIKRITSYESVPELKEFFMAWLYGQVDLHPEVQGVYDLLLSYIIQGTSLSSEDLKNFLKFHFKSVNDIQGALLQDSVFTQTYSGIMYDAFSSKTSPHLWEEEFLKRLLKESSQENCLFSTYACRGALKRALTENAYELIIRDGFQGKRNSTLGLRGSFKRG, from the coding sequence ATGAAAACCTGGAGAGATATCGGCTTTGAAATCGAAATTACTGCGGATGGCAGCCCCAGCTTGAGACTTTTACAGTCCGTCGATCCTACGACATATAAAGGGGAGTCCATGCATCACTCCGGCGGGGCGAATGCAGAGACACAAATCATTTATTCTCAGCCGATATTAGAAGTCCTTAAAAATACGAAGAATCCAAGTTTTTTAGTTGTCGGATTGGGCTTGGGATACATTGAGCTGTGCATTGCTAAAGAAAGCCTTCAGTTAGGTAAAGCTCCCCAGGACATCAAGCGTATTACAAGTTATGAAAGTGTCCCTGAGTTAAAAGAGTTTTTTATGGCATGGCTCTATGGACAGGTGGATTTACACCCCGAAGTTCAAGGTGTTTATGATCTTCTTCTAAGTTATATTATTCAGGGAACAAGTCTATCTAGCGAGGATTTGAAAAACTTTTTAAAGTTTCACTTTAAATCTGTAAATGACATTCAAGGGGCGCTTTTGCAGGATTCCGTATTCACGCAGACCTATAGCGGAATCATGTACGATGCTTTCAGTTCAAAGACATCCCCGCACCTATGGGAAGAAGAATTTCTAAAGCGTCTCTTGAAAGAGTCCTCCCAAGAAAACTGCTTATTTTCAACCTACGCCTGTCGAGGAGCACTCAAAAGAGCCCTCACAGAAAACGCTTATGAACTCATAATTCGTGATGGTTTTCAAGGTAAACGGAACTCCACACTAGGGCTGCGTGGAAGCTTTAAAAGAGGATAA
- a CDS encoding putative Fe-S oxidoreductase (COG1242 Predicted Fe-S oxidoreductase) translates to MEKGWLGLPYHTIAEHYNKLFGEKVYKIPVAVVDDCPNRRGLKGMQTCVFCDVWGSAANAESLTMELRQQIETFHGRISKRYNAKAFLIYFQAYTNTFTKVSALRHNFDVALSYPWVKGFTVGTRPDCLSKSVLDLWQEYHEKSFVAVELGVQSFNDKQLEFMRRGHTAEDSIKAVHKIAESTKVDLGIHLIFGNPGETDEQIIETAKIVNDLPITNVKLHNLHVLTQTPLEEIYHRGEFDPIDFETYARRVELFIQHLNPRFALHRLAAFAPREEELVAPAWTGDKMRTHQGIIDYIRSHSAYQSQFFAPQSQEESLAQEFLRRKSIPLAEL, encoded by the coding sequence ATGGAAAAAGGTTGGTTAGGTCTCCCCTATCACACAATAGCAGAACACTACAATAAACTCTTTGGCGAGAAGGTCTATAAGATTCCCGTTGCCGTGGTTGATGATTGTCCAAACCGTCGCGGCCTTAAGGGAATGCAGACTTGCGTATTTTGTGATGTCTGGGGATCTGCTGCCAATGCAGAATCCTTAACGATGGAGCTTCGTCAGCAGATCGAAACCTTCCATGGTCGCATTAGTAAACGCTATAATGCCAAAGCCTTTCTAATCTACTTTCAAGCCTATACAAACACTTTCACCAAGGTCTCAGCTCTGAGACATAACTTCGACGTGGCATTAAGCTATCCTTGGGTGAAAGGCTTCACGGTCGGCACACGCCCAGACTGTCTTTCAAAGTCCGTTTTGGATTTGTGGCAAGAGTATCACGAGAAAAGTTTCGTGGCCGTAGAGTTAGGTGTACAGAGTTTCAACGATAAACAACTTGAATTCATGCGCAGAGGTCACACAGCAGAGGACTCCATCAAAGCTGTTCATAAGATTGCTGAGAGCACAAAGGTCGATTTAGGAATTCATTTGATCTTCGGAAACCCCGGCGAAACTGATGAGCAAATCATTGAAACAGCTAAGATTGTGAACGACTTGCCGATCACAAACGTGAAGCTTCACAATCTTCATGTGTTAACGCAAACTCCCCTGGAAGAGATTTACCATAGGGGTGAATTCGATCCCATCGACTTTGAAACCTATGCGCGCAGAGTGGAGCTTTTCATTCAACACCTCAACCCTCGCTTTGCCCTTCATCGCTTGGCAGCCTTTGCTCCGCGAGAAGAAGAGTTAGTTGCTCCTGCATGGACCGGCGATAAAATGCGCACACATCAGGGTATTATTGACTATATACGGAGCCATTCTGCTTATCAGTCGCAGTTTTTTGCACCTCA